Proteins from one Paracoccus aminovorans genomic window:
- a CDS encoding TetR/AcrR family transcriptional regulator: MTNPSCFVFAFPAPDPKLVQMDVNPRKIPRQSRAQATVRAIVEATAQVLTQGGFEAMTTARVAERAGVSVGSLYQYYPNKQALAAAVVDHYGEVFAARFAEAVAAGPDETLAEAVDALVATAFENHPHDPRLHRVLIEIAPRVGRADHRKTLSARIAMLIEQKLRRHAGDLAADLDPAEAAAMLEAVLETAAHRALEQHPAGLAAERLAAQCRRLIMAYLTCAADRP; the protein is encoded by the coding sequence GTGACGAATCCATCATGTTTTGTATTCGCTTTCCCTGCGCCTGATCCGAAGCTGGTCCAGATGGATGTGAATCCACGCAAAATCCCGCGCCAAAGCCGGGCGCAAGCCACGGTTCGGGCAATCGTCGAGGCGACCGCTCAGGTTTTGACGCAGGGCGGGTTCGAGGCAATGACCACCGCCCGGGTGGCGGAACGGGCGGGCGTCAGCGTCGGTTCGCTTTACCAGTATTATCCGAACAAGCAGGCGCTGGCGGCGGCGGTGGTCGACCATTACGGCGAGGTCTTTGCCGCGCGCTTCGCCGAGGCGGTCGCGGCAGGACCGGACGAAACGCTGGCCGAAGCGGTCGATGCCCTGGTCGCGACCGCCTTTGAAAATCACCCGCACGATCCTCGGCTCCACAGGGTCCTGATCGAGATTGCGCCCCGCGTCGGTCGCGCCGATCACAGGAAGACGCTCAGCGCCAGGATCGCGATGCTGATCGAGCAGAAATTGCGGCGCCATGCCGGCGACCTGGCCGCCGATCTCGATCCCGCAGAGGCGGCCGCGATGCTGGAAGCCGTGCTGGAGACCGCCGCGCATCGGGCGCTGGAACAGCATCCCGCGGGCTTGGCGGCCGAGCGGCTTGCCGCTCAGTGCCGGCGGCTGATCATGGCCTATCTGACATGCGCGGCGGACCGGCCTTGA
- a CDS encoding cupin domain-containing protein, translated as MTDTDSALDLNRFHLHLDDGPRIRPVSVASKAGDRPAEGRTLAVFSAERPEDLHPEYWEMHPGGDELLIACSGRLELDIEDAGGIRTVELTPRTGQVVPSELWHRLRLLEPAVLMALTHRSGTQRRKDSGA; from the coding sequence ATGACCGACACGGATTCCGCGCTCGACCTGAACCGCTTTCACCTGCACCTCGATGACGGGCCGCGCATCCGCCCGGTTTCCGTGGCCTCCAAGGCCGGGGACCGCCCGGCCGAGGGCAGGACTCTGGCGGTATTCTCGGCAGAACGCCCCGAGGACCTTCACCCGGAATATTGGGAGATGCACCCGGGCGGCGATGAGCTGCTGATCGCCTGCTCGGGCCGGCTGGAACTGGATATCGAGGATGCCGGCGGTATCCGCACGGTCGAGCTGACGCCGCGGACCGGCCAGGTCGTGCCCTCCGAGCTTTGGCATCGGCTGCGGCTCCTGGAGCCTGCCGTCCTGATGGCGCTTACCCATCGAAGCGGCACGCAGCGCCGCAAGGACAGCGGCGCATGA
- a CDS encoding CPBP family glutamic-type intramembrane protease: MLVARSVLAVAAQGIVVLVFAARGSASPWRDAGLWLPVYGTLIDAGCLLLLWRFTRREGIRLVDLLNLDRSRLARDVILGLGLVPLSLACVLGGVALSSLLVYGKIGLPQLGAPLPLVPALYAVLVWPLIWGFTEQMTYNGYALPRIRALSGSTALAVAVVAYWWAFQHVVMPLIWDPPHMLHRLLGSLPNALFMILVWLRLRRLLPLAVAHWLMNAAAMFAGSLWPLIT, encoded by the coding sequence ATGCTGGTCGCGCGCTCGGTCCTTGCGGTGGCCGCGCAGGGCATCGTCGTGCTGGTTTTTGCGGCGCGGGGATCGGCCTCGCCCTGGCGCGATGCCGGGCTGTGGCTGCCGGTCTACGGCACCCTGATCGACGCGGGCTGCCTGCTCCTGCTGTGGCGGTTCACGCGGCGCGAGGGTATCCGGCTTGTCGACCTGCTGAACCTCGACCGCAGCCGCCTGGCGCGCGACGTGATCCTGGGGCTGGGCCTGGTGCCTCTGTCGCTGGCCTGCGTGCTGGGCGGCGTCGCCCTGAGCAGCCTGCTGGTCTATGGTAAGATCGGGCTGCCGCAACTCGGCGCGCCCTTGCCGCTGGTGCCCGCGCTTTATGCCGTGCTGGTCTGGCCGCTGATCTGGGGTTTTACCGAGCAGATGACCTATAACGGCTATGCGCTGCCGCGCATCCGGGCGCTTTCCGGCAGCACCGCCCTGGCCGTGGCCGTGGTCGCCTATTGGTGGGCGTTCCAGCACGTCGTCATGCCGTTGATCTGGGACCCGCCCCATATGCTGCATCGGTTGCTGGGGTCGCTGCCGAATGCGCTGTTCATGATCCTGGTCTGGCTCCGGTTGCGCAGGCTGCTGCCGCTGGCCGTCGCGCATTGGCTGATGAATGCGGCGGCCATGTTCGCCGGCAGCCTGTGGCCGCTGATCACTTGA
- a CDS encoding ABC transporter ATP-binding protein produces MSILAENLVWRIGQKTVVDDVSLAVEPGMVLGLLGPNGSGKSSLLRLLAGLRRPVSGRVMLDGRDIARTPRRDLARRVALVQQHASTEINVSVEEVVRLGRTPHRSALSGWTRADQQAVDMALDQVGMTGFRRESWHGLSGGERQRVHIARALAQEPRELFLDEPTNHLDIQHQLELLRLIPKLGLTSIVALHDLNHAAMFCDRLLVLDRGRVIRHGTPAEVLTPDLLRDVFRVECDFLQQEQGFHILFRR; encoded by the coding sequence ATGAGCATTCTGGCCGAAAACCTGGTCTGGCGCATCGGCCAGAAGACGGTGGTGGACGACGTCTCGCTGGCGGTCGAGCCGGGCATGGTCCTGGGCCTGCTCGGCCCGAACGGATCGGGAAAATCCTCGCTGCTGCGGCTGCTGGCGGGGCTGCGCCGCCCGGTCTCGGGGCGGGTCATGCTGGACGGGCGCGACATCGCACGGACCCCGCGCCGCGACCTGGCCCGCCGCGTGGCGCTGGTCCAGCAACATGCCTCGACCGAGATCAACGTCTCGGTCGAAGAGGTGGTCCGCCTGGGGCGCACGCCGCATCGCTCGGCGCTGTCGGGCTGGACCAGGGCCGACCAGCAGGCGGTCGATATGGCGCTGGATCAGGTGGGCATGACCGGGTTCCGGCGCGAAAGCTGGCACGGCCTCTCGGGCGGCGAGCGTCAGCGCGTCCATATCGCCCGCGCCCTGGCGCAAGAGCCGCGCGAACTGTTCCTGGATGAACCGACCAACCACCTGGACATCCAGCACCAGCTGGAGTTGCTGCGGCTGATCCCCAAGCTGGGCCTGACCAGCATCGTGGCGCTGCATGATCTCAATCACGCCGCGATGTTCTGCGACAGGCTTCTGGTGCTGGACCGGGGCAGGGTGATCCGCCACGGCACCCCGGCCGAAGTCCTGACCCCCGACCTGCTGCGCGACGTGTTCCGGGTCGAATGCGATTTCCTGCAGCAGGAGCAGGGGTTCCATATCCTTTTCCGCCGCTGA
- a CDS encoding FecCD family ABC transporter permease, which yields MTRERGFSGLDARFLLLVPVCLVVLALAIAAAVGIGEMPIPIGTVARSVTNHMGWTTAEISRIQDSVIWDLRLSRALVAALCGAGLAICGAILQSLLRNTLAEPYVLGVSAGASTGAVAIIILGVGAGAVSLSAGAFAGALAAFAFVAVLSGGGRGGADRTILSGVAAAQLFNALTAYIVTTSGNAQQARDVMFWLLGSFGGVRWPEFQLLVVVILIGLAVCIWYARALDAFTFGDDAAASLGIAVERVRLVLFAVTALITATIVSMVGSIGFVGLVVPHAVRFLVGPGHMRLLPSCALVGAVFMVLADIVSRSVMVQQTLPIGIVTALVGVPCFSLILYRQRRAL from the coding sequence GTGACGCGCGAGCGCGGGTTTTCGGGACTGGACGCCAGGTTCCTGCTGCTGGTGCCGGTCTGCCTGGTGGTGCTGGCCCTGGCCATCGCGGCGGCGGTCGGGATCGGCGAGATGCCGATTCCCATCGGCACCGTCGCGCGTTCGGTCACGAACCACATGGGCTGGACCACGGCCGAGATCAGCCGCATCCAGGACAGCGTGATCTGGGACCTGCGGCTCAGCCGGGCGCTGGTCGCGGCGCTCTGCGGGGCGGGGCTCGCGATCTGCGGCGCGATCCTGCAATCGCTGCTGCGCAATACCCTGGCCGAGCCCTATGTGCTGGGCGTCTCGGCCGGGGCCTCGACCGGGGCAGTGGCGATCATCATCCTGGGTGTCGGCGCCGGTGCCGTCTCGCTGTCGGCGGGGGCCTTTGCCGGGGCGCTGGCGGCCTTCGCCTTCGTCGCGGTCCTGTCCGGCGGCGGGCGCGGCGGGGCGGACCGGACCATCCTGTCGGGGGTGGCGGCGGCGCAGCTTTTCAACGCGCTGACCGCCTATATCGTCACCACCTCGGGCAATGCCCAGCAGGCTCGGGACGTGATGTTCTGGCTGCTGGGCAGTTTCGGCGGCGTGCGCTGGCCCGAATTCCAGCTGCTGGTCGTGGTCATCCTGATCGGCCTGGCGGTCTGCATCTGGTATGCGCGGGCGCTGGATGCCTTTACCTTCGGCGACGATGCCGCGGCGTCGCTGGGTATCGCGGTCGAGCGCGTGCGCCTGGTCCTGTTCGCCGTGACCGCCCTGATCACCGCCACCATCGTCAGCATGGTCGGCTCGATCGGTTTCGTCGGCCTGGTGGTGCCGCATGCGGTGCGCTTTCTGGTCGGGCCGGGCCATATGCGGCTGCTGCCCAGCTGCGCGCTGGTCGGCGCCGTGTTCATGGTGCTGGCCGATATCGTCTCGCGCAGCGTGATGGTGCAGCAGACCCTGCCCATCGGCATCGTCACCGCGCTGGTCGGCGTGCCCTGCTTTTCGCTGATCCTTTACCGGCAGAGGCGGGCGCTATGA
- a CDS encoding ABC transporter substrate-binding protein: MIPLLRPSIAAAVALFAAGAAVAEPTQYPLVLENCGSEVTFAKAPTRAVALGQNSAEILLLLGLEDRVAASAFWPTKVLPELAAANEKVKLLTVEQPTLEAILAEEPDFVAAQLPLLMGPDSKVSKREDFAALDIPAYLSPGVCATKQDTKDIYGSRAALWNMDLLYQEIDELSRIFDVQDRGQALIADFKKREADLRARFKPNPELSFLFWFSSPSAADDAYLGGKNSASGFIADVLGGHNAIDAEAEWPTVGWEGIIGADPTVIVAAALDRNRWDLDKAETKIAFLKSDPAASQMEAVQNGRIVVMDGAAMNPTIRTIYGAEEVARQLEGLGLDK, encoded by the coding sequence ATGATTCCGCTGCTTCGTCCTTCCATCGCTGCCGCCGTGGCCCTTTTCGCCGCAGGCGCCGCCGTCGCCGAGCCGACGCAATATCCGCTGGTGCTGGAAAACTGCGGCAGCGAGGTCACCTTTGCCAAGGCGCCGACCCGTGCGGTCGCGCTGGGGCAGAACAGCGCCGAGATCCTGCTACTCCTGGGCCTTGAGGATCGCGTCGCCGCCTCGGCCTTCTGGCCGACCAAGGTGCTGCCGGAGCTCGCGGCGGCCAATGAAAAGGTCAAGCTGCTGACCGTCGAGCAGCCGACGCTGGAGGCGATCCTGGCAGAAGAGCCCGATTTCGTCGCCGCGCAGCTGCCGCTGCTGATGGGGCCGGACAGCAAGGTCTCGAAGCGCGAGGATTTCGCCGCGCTGGACATCCCGGCCTATCTGTCGCCGGGCGTCTGCGCGACGAAGCAGGACACCAAGGACATCTACGGCAGCCGGGCCGCGCTGTGGAACATGGACCTGCTCTATCAGGAGATCGACGAGCTTTCGCGCATCTTCGACGTGCAGGATCGCGGCCAGGCGCTGATCGCCGATTTCAAGAAGCGCGAGGCCGATCTGCGCGCCAGGTTCAAGCCGAACCCGGAGCTGAGCTTCCTGTTCTGGTTCTCCAGCCCCTCGGCGGCGGACGACGCCTATCTGGGCGGCAAGAACAGCGCCTCGGGCTTCATCGCCGATGTCCTGGGCGGGCACAACGCCATCGACGCCGAGGCGGAATGGCCGACCGTCGGCTGGGAGGGGATCATCGGCGCCGACCCGACCGTGATCGTCGCCGCCGCGCTGGACCGCAACCGCTGGGATCTGGACAAGGCCGAAACCAAGATCGCATTCCTGAAATCCGATCCCGCCGCCAGCCAGATGGAGGCCGTGCAAAACGGCCGCATCGTGGTCATGGACGGCGCGGCGATGAACCCGACGATCCGCACCATCTATGGCGCCGAGGAAGTCGCCCGCCAGCTTGAAGGCCTCGGGCTGGACAAGTGA
- a CDS encoding YncE family protein, translating into MRHSSLRLGTAILAALLTTSAIHAEQAAPGAAPAAAVQADKRILRAELAPALYELVYSPSQNAVFVASAGGFGPDAPASKILRLDPETLAVQAEIPLEGKGFGLGLDDEAGRLYAGDTTDAAVHVIDIAANRVIGKVRLAEKVKDEEGNERPPHNIRELVLDPAHHRLYAPGLAFKDSALYVVDTQALKPEKVVPGLGFVATGVAHDAAAERLYVTNQQGELYTLDTGTLEVLGKAETSGDQLLNLALDAAGDRIFATDQGLTKMDEIRRESLPDYAPRGKGGQVLVLNPADGTTLRALPTGEGPIAPLFDAARKCLYVTGRGDGSVSVFDTDSYALVEKIDLPAHPNSLALDAKSGALFVTIKNGEDAAQGSAESVVRIGL; encoded by the coding sequence ATGCGTCACTCTTCTCTCCGGCTGGGCACCGCGATCCTCGCCGCCCTTCTGACCACCTCGGCAATCCATGCCGAACAGGCCGCCCCCGGCGCCGCCCCCGCCGCCGCGGTCCAGGCGGACAAGCGCATCCTGCGTGCCGAACTGGCCCCGGCGCTTTACGAACTGGTCTATTCGCCCAGCCAGAACGCGGTTTTCGTCGCCTCGGCCGGCGGGTTCGGCCCGGACGCCCCGGCGTCGAAGATCCTGCGGCTGGACCCCGAGACGCTGGCCGTGCAGGCGGAAATCCCGCTGGAGGGCAAGGGGTTCGGCCTTGGGCTGGATGACGAGGCCGGCCGGCTTTACGCGGGCGACACCACCGACGCCGCCGTGCATGTCATCGACATCGCGGCCAATCGCGTGATCGGCAAGGTCCGGCTGGCCGAGAAGGTCAAGGACGAGGAAGGCAACGAGCGCCCGCCGCACAACATCCGCGAACTGGTGCTGGACCCCGCCCATCACCGCCTCTATGCCCCTGGCCTCGCCTTCAAGGACAGCGCGCTCTATGTGGTCGACACCCAGGCGCTGAAGCCCGAGAAGGTGGTGCCGGGCCTTGGCTTCGTCGCCACCGGCGTCGCCCATGACGCGGCCGCGGAACGGCTTTACGTCACCAACCAGCAGGGCGAGCTTTACACGCTCGACACCGGGACGCTGGAGGTCCTGGGCAAGGCCGAGACCTCGGGCGACCAGCTTCTGAACCTGGCGCTGGACGCCGCCGGGGACCGCATCTTCGCGACCGATCAGGGCCTGACGAAGATGGACGAGATCCGCCGCGAAAGCCTTCCCGACTATGCCCCGCGCGGCAAGGGCGGCCAGGTGCTGGTCCTGAACCCCGCCGACGGCACCACCCTCCGCGCGCTGCCCACCGGCGAAGGTCCGATCGCGCCGCTTTTCGATGCCGCGCGCAAGTGTCTCTACGTGACCGGCCGCGGCGACGGCAGCGTCAGCGTCTTCGACACCGACAGCTACGCATTGGTGGAAAAGATCGACCTGCCGGCGCATCCGAACAGCCTGGCGCTGGATGCCAAGAGCGGCGCCCTGTTCGTCACCATCAAGAACGGCGAGGATGCGGCGCAAGGCAGCGCGGAAAGCGTCGTCCGCATCGGGCTTTGA
- a CDS encoding DUF3325 domain-containing protein produces the protein MTHGLVLTILLAGFACLALSMDRHQRDEFGRPLPAGPTRALRWFGWLLIPLALPVAIHGLGTGFGLVAWTGHLSLASALVFAALLCRNRRRAARR, from the coding sequence ATGACCCATGGTCTTGTCCTGACGATTCTGCTGGCCGGCTTCGCCTGCCTCGCCCTGTCGATGGACCGCCATCAGCGGGACGAATTCGGTCGGCCACTGCCCGCAGGGCCGACCCGCGCGCTGCGCTGGTTCGGCTGGCTGCTGATCCCGCTGGCGCTGCCTGTGGCGATCCATGGCCTGGGGACGGGCTTCGGCCTGGTCGCCTGGACCGGCCATCTGAGCCTGGCGTCGGCGCTGGTCTTCGCCGCGCTGCTCTGCCGCAACCGCCGGCGCGCGGCGCGGCGCTGA
- a CDS encoding PepSY-associated TM helix domain-containing protein encodes MSAKPRGIRQTMSDLHIWTGLLVGWILYAMFLTGTVSYFREEISAWMRPELPAVSARTAAPEVAQRMAEALETDYAPTATLWSMHLPTARNPAVSAFWRDGDGFGNGIFDPATGGTLTARATEGGDFFYAFHFNLHYMPAIWGRWIAGLCAMFMLVAIVSGVITHKKIFSDFFTFRWGKGQRSWLDGHAALSVLGLPFHFMVTYSGLITLMVLYMPWGLQSLSSQAERAAVTNEMRFFLPAPPPSGTAAPLTAIAPLVRQAEARWGEGRVGTVQINNPGDATAQVAIAQAQERRISTTPRYLVFDGVSGALVTAKERSGPAAETQGVFYGLHMGRFADLATRWLYFLVSLAGTAMVGSGLALWVVKRRAKLPDPRRPYFGFRLVERLNIATIAGLPLAMAGMLWANRLLPLHLPGRAAWEVHLVFILWGLMLVHAVLRPPKRAWIEQFAATAAALALLPLLNMLTTARGLPASLASGDHLFAGFDLTLLVFALTSAEIARRIARHQPRQPKKRRAAPAIREAA; translated from the coding sequence ATGAGCGCGAAGCCGCGCGGCATCCGCCAGACCATGTCGGACCTGCATATCTGGACCGGGCTTCTGGTCGGCTGGATCCTCTATGCCATGTTCCTGACCGGCACCGTCAGCTATTTCCGCGAAGAGATCTCAGCCTGGATGCGGCCCGAACTGCCCGCCGTCTCGGCCCGCACCGCCGCGCCCGAGGTCGCGCAGCGGATGGCCGAGGCGCTGGAGACCGACTACGCCCCGACGGCCACGCTGTGGAGCATGCACCTGCCGACGGCGCGCAACCCGGCGGTTTCCGCCTTCTGGCGCGACGGCGACGGCTTCGGAAACGGCATCTTCGACCCCGCGACCGGCGGCACGCTGACGGCCCGCGCGACCGAGGGCGGGGATTTCTTCTATGCCTTCCATTTCAACCTGCATTACATGCCGGCGATCTGGGGGCGCTGGATCGCGGGTCTCTGCGCCATGTTCATGCTGGTGGCCATCGTCAGCGGCGTCATCACCCACAAGAAGATCTTCAGCGATTTCTTCACCTTCCGCTGGGGCAAGGGTCAGCGGTCCTGGCTGGACGGCCATGCGGCGCTGTCGGTGCTGGGCCTGCCGTTCCATTTCATGGTGACCTACAGCGGGCTGATCACGCTGATGGTGCTCTACATGCCCTGGGGGTTGCAGAGCCTGTCTTCGCAGGCCGAGCGTGCGGCGGTCACCAACGAGATGCGCTTCTTCCTGCCCGCGCCGCCCCCCAGCGGCACGGCCGCGCCCCTGACCGCCATCGCGCCGCTGGTCCGACAGGCCGAGGCGCGCTGGGGCGAGGGCAGGGTGGGCACCGTCCAGATCAACAATCCCGGCGATGCGACGGCACAGGTCGCCATCGCCCAGGCGCAGGAGCGGCGTATCTCGACCACGCCGCGCTACCTGGTCTTCGACGGCGTCAGCGGGGCACTGGTCACCGCCAAGGAGCGCTCCGGCCCCGCAGCCGAGACCCAGGGCGTGTTCTACGGCCTGCACATGGGCCGCTTCGCCGATCTGGCGACGCGCTGGCTCTATTTCCTGGTCAGCCTGGCGGGGACGGCGATGGTCGGTTCGGGTCTGGCGCTGTGGGTGGTCAAGCGGCGGGCCAAGCTGCCCGATCCCCGGCGGCCCTATTTCGGCTTCCGGCTGGTCGAGCGCCTGAACATCGCCACCATCGCCGGGCTGCCGCTGGCCATGGCGGGGATGCTCTGGGCCAATCGCCTGCTGCCCCTGCACCTGCCCGGACGCGCGGCATGGGAGGTCCACCTGGTCTTCATCCTCTGGGGCCTGATGCTGGTCCATGCGGTGCTGCGCCCGCCGAAACGGGCCTGGATCGAGCAGTTCGCGGCCACCGCCGCCGCGCTGGCGCTGCTGCCGCTGCTGAACATGCTGACCACGGCGCGGGGCCTGCCGGCCAGCCTGGCCTCGGGCGATCACCTGTTCGCGGGCTTCGACCTGACGCTGCTGGTCTTTGCCCTGACCAGCGCCGAGATCGCCCGCCGCATCGCCCGCCACCAGCCGCGACAGCCGAAGAAGCGGCGCGCCGCCCCAGCCATCCGCGAGGCCGCATGA
- a CDS encoding DUF3649 domain-containing protein, translating into MADLSVRAVLARGPLASRIVAALFGGYALAALVSVAALALPMPGPDAVFTGMLLSFLIYAGAVVWVFAVRSARRAWAGLAVAALPLLAAGAWVRWGAGA; encoded by the coding sequence ATGGCGGACCTGTCCGTCCGGGCCGTCCTGGCCCGTGGCCCGCTGGCGTCGCGCATCGTCGCGGCGCTGTTCGGGGGCTATGCCCTGGCCGCGCTGGTTTCGGTCGCGGCGCTGGCATTGCCGATGCCGGGCCCGGACGCGGTCTTTACCGGGATGCTGCTGAGCTTTCTCATCTACGCCGGGGCGGTGGTCTGGGTCTTTGCCGTGCGCTCGGCCCGGCGCGCATGGGCGGGGCTGGCGGTCGCCGCCCTGCCGCTGCTGGCGGCCGGCGCCTGGGTCCGGTGGGGGGCGGGGGCATGA